From Nymphaea colorata isolate Beijing-Zhang1983 chromosome 6, ASM883128v2, whole genome shotgun sequence, a single genomic window includes:
- the LOC116256004 gene encoding probable prolyl 4-hydroxylase 4: MQVQRYEKGQHYMWHADFMDNQRPIAGGNRVVTLIMYLSTVTTGGETFFPNAKVFDQYDPLSNCSSTGLAVKPRKGDALLFFNLNLDESPDETSRHGSCRVVEGEKWVATHWVHVRAHRYSASLYKEGECRDRRASCKARAAAGACVQNDPFAVKFCKLSCRFCVFGAPS, translated from the exons ATGCAGGTGCAGCGGTATGAGAAAGGCCAGCATTACATGTGGCACGCGGATTTCATGGACAACCAACGTCCGATTGCCGGCGGCAACCGAGTGGTAACGTTGATAATGTACTTGTCCACGGTGACCACGGGCGGAGAGACCTTCTTCCCGAACGCGAAG GTGTTTGATCAGTATGATCCCTTGTCCAACTGCAGTAGCACGGGCCTTGCAG TGAAGCCAAGGAAAGGAGACGCTCTGCTGTTCTTCAACCTGAACCTGGACGAGTCTCCTGATGAGACAAGCCGGCATGGGAGCTGCCGGGTGGTGGAGGGCGAGAAGTGGGTTGCGACCCACTGGGTCCACGTTAGAGCCCATCGTTACAGCGCATCTCTGTACAAGGAGGGTGAGTGCAGAGACCGCAGAGCTAGTTGCAAAGCAAGGGCTGCTGCTGGTGCCTGTGTCCAAAACGATCCCTTTGCTGTTAAATTTTGTAAACTCAGTTGCCGTTTCTGCGTATTCGGGGCGCCCAGCTGA
- the LOC116256579 gene encoding wall-associated receptor kinase-like 10 has protein sequence MNSIYFVFCTSWFFFLLFPARVLSQACQKSCGSIPIRYPFGTGPGCGDPRFQNFVTCNCNYEQGRRQELVLKTHSGTYPIQAIDYSNQVIHISDPSMSTCSCMQPSKGFGLDWDAPFSFVDNIVFALLGCSVTASPVFNNSFNSNFTKRNAPLCDASGEPICSQLYACPAVAGLNPPLYSPASSCCVYSPVDLGPSFDMDLDRLQCNSYTSIDNFNYQQLDATKWKYSISLKYKFSVNNAYPLVCMQCEKSNGVCGYTGSYNTFVCNCPAGFNTSTDCLFAESYWGHGFRILPQIWTGIMLLLLGTVIMMD, from the exons ATGAACTCTATATACTTCGTCTTCTGCACCTCCTGGTTTTTCTTCCTGCTCTTTCCTGCCCGGGTCCTGTCCCAAGCTTGCCAGAAATCATGTGGGTCCATTCCTATCCGCTACCCGTTCGGCACCGGCCCCGGATGCGGCGATCCCCGGTTCCAAAACTTCGTCACCTGCAACTGCAACTACGAGCAGGGCCGGCGGCAGGAGCTCGTCCTCAAGACGCACTCCGGCACGTATCCCATCCAAGCGATCGACTACAGCAACCAGGTGATCCACATTAGTGACCCGTCCATGTCCACCTGCTCCTGCATGCAGCCGAGCAAAGGGTTCGGCCTCGACTGGGACGCCCCCTTCTCCTTCGTAGACAACATCGTCTTTGCTCTTCTCGGCTGCTCTGTCACCGCCTCCCCCGTCTTCAACAATTCCTTCAACTCCAACTTCACTAAGAGAAATGCCCCTCTCTGCGACGCTAGCGGCGAGCCAATATGCAGCCAGCTCTATGCCTGTCCGGCTGTAGCAGGATTGAACCCTCCCCTCtattcccctgcctcttcctgCTGCGTGTACTCGCCTGTTGATCTTGGCCCTTCCTTTGATATGGATCTCGACAGGCTGCAGTGTAATTCTTATACCTCCATTGACAATTTCAATTACCAGCAGCTTGATGCCACGAAATGGAAGTATAGCATCTCGCTTAAATATAAATTCAGCGTGAATAATGCGTACCCACTTGTCTGTATGCAATGTGAGAAGAGTAATGGAGTTTGTGGGTATACAGGGAGCTATAATACTTTTGTCTGCAACTGCCCAGCTGGGTTCAATACCTCTACGGATTGTCTTTTTGCAGAATCATATTGGGGACATGGCTTCAGGATTCTTCCACAGATCTGGACAG GAATTATGCTGCTGCTCTTGGGGACTGTGATTATGATGGACTGA